In one window of Opitutus sp. GAS368 DNA:
- a CDS encoding metallophosphoesterase translates to MRIRVLSDLHREFGSVDLPDAAADVVVLAGDIDRGVKGVAWARQRFPDNPILYIAGNHEHYDERIGRLHEKLREAATGSNVIILENETYELKGYRFFGATLWTDFDLLGDRPTAMLMAGSKGTGMNDYRKIRRQDTSRLQPKHTALLHADTRLALNQFLTAGDPAHSVVITHHAPSPKSAQTGKELDPISAAYVSNMDELICERGPALWVHGHIHECRDYIIGKTRVLNNAFGYLASAGPECAGFRPDLVVEL, encoded by the coding sequence ATGAGAATTCGTGTCCTCAGCGATCTCCATCGGGAATTCGGATCCGTTGATCTACCGGACGCCGCCGCGGACGTCGTGGTCCTCGCTGGCGACATCGATCGCGGCGTGAAGGGCGTCGCTTGGGCAAGGCAAAGATTTCCCGATAACCCCATTCTCTACATCGCGGGTAATCATGAGCACTACGATGAGCGTATTGGTCGACTGCACGAAAAGCTACGAGAAGCCGCAACGGGTTCGAACGTCATCATCCTCGAAAACGAAACCTACGAGTTGAAGGGTTACCGCTTTTTCGGCGCCACTCTGTGGACCGACTTCGACCTTTTGGGCGACCGACCAACCGCCATGCTTATGGCCGGCTCAAAAGGAACTGGCATGAATGACTACCGGAAAATTCGCCGTCAAGACACCAGCCGACTGCAGCCCAAGCACACCGCGCTTCTCCATGCCGACACACGTCTGGCCCTCAATCAATTCCTAACAGCAGGGGATCCCGCGCACTCTGTGGTCATCACTCACCACGCTCCTTCGCCCAAGTCCGCCCAGACCGGAAAGGAATTGGACCCCATCAGCGCAGCGTATGTCTCGAACATGGATGAACTCATTTGCGAGCGAGGCCCGGCGTTGTGGGTTCATGGGCATATTCACGAATGCCGCGATTACATCATCGGAAAAACTAGGGTGCTGAACAACGCGTTTGGCTACCTCGCTTCGGCAGGCCCCGAGTGCGCCGGTTTCCGCCCTGACCTTGTCGTCGAACTTTAG
- a CDS encoding HNH endonuclease: MNFGTNPPLSHGSFETSALIMPADIGTIKPLHQFGPSTVYVHGAVMSFVGYRGIQVSRVSLKEMCHAQYDCAILVTYVPRRKRKESSYIETSHASTVIVEGWIDEPLPAPHDATGAARHMGFDKEWDREFGLWLDTMCRRSECKILSDLRGHDARARKPGPPAPSQPPGQPPPAGPAALAKPVLRFVEGAATEIVQTRYERDPAARASCLAHYGFVCQVCGFDFERRFGELGAGFIHVHHLEQLAVTAQEHTVDPIRDLRPVCPNCHAMLHRRNPPLTPDELRALMRLN; this comes from the coding sequence ATGAATTTCGGGACCAATCCTCCGCTTTCTCACGGCTCGTTCGAAACGTCGGCCCTCATCATGCCTGCGGATATTGGGACGATCAAGCCGCTGCACCAATTCGGTCCGTCGACCGTCTACGTGCACGGCGCCGTCATGTCGTTTGTCGGCTATCGGGGCATTCAGGTCTCTCGCGTTTCACTGAAGGAAATGTGTCATGCCCAGTATGACTGCGCCATTCTTGTAACATATGTTCCCCGCAGGAAACGAAAGGAAAGTTCTTACATCGAGACCAGCCACGCTTCGACTGTCATTGTCGAGGGCTGGATCGACGAGCCGCTGCCCGCTCCCCACGATGCCACGGGTGCGGCGCGTCACATGGGTTTCGACAAAGAGTGGGACCGCGAGTTTGGATTGTGGCTCGATACGATGTGCCGGCGGTCGGAGTGTAAGATCTTGTCCGACCTGCGGGGGCACGATGCCCGGGCTCGCAAGCCAGGTCCACCCGCACCGTCTCAGCCACCTGGACAACCGCCACCGGCTGGGCCGGCAGCACTGGCGAAACCCGTCCTGCGCTTCGTCGAGGGAGCGGCGACCGAAATTGTGCAGACGCGCTACGAGCGTGACCCGGCAGCCCGGGCCTCGTGTCTCGCGCATTATGGGTTCGTTTGCCAGGTGTGTGGCTTTGATTTCGAGCGACGCTTCGGGGAGTTGGGCGCCGGTTTCATCCATGTGCATCACCTCGAGCAACTCGCCGTCACGGCCCAGGAACATACGGTCGATCCGATCAGGGACCTGAGGCCCGTCTGTCCGAATTGTCACGCGATGCTGCACCGCCGCAATCCGCCCCTGACGCCAGACGAATTGCGCGCGTTGATGCGCCTGAATTGA